A window of Caldisalinibacter kiritimatiensis contains these coding sequences:
- a CDS encoding complex I subunit 5 family protein, with product MKFIPIYLIFIPIVTAMFVYVLHKRYFNYIIFLSQLMITYFSIKYYMFYNGFINRHVLVLGGWNEIISITLRNDQLSISFIFLSIFIWWSVIIYSWEKRKTDFKFLFFLLFLEGTFLGFIQTNDIFNMFVLIEITTIISTILIIYKKDGYSVRAGLYYLLFNSVGMIFYLIGLIFIYVVTGTLNMDIISEKINYLGENSVVILSYIFIMAAIGVKSAFFPVYNWLPKAHGAAPASISALLSGLLVKSGVYAFIRFNQVYNINLLYDLFFILGFITAISGIIFALSQKDIKQILAFHTISQIGIILMGISSMSGKAYMGGIMHIFNHSMFKSLLFMGAGYIINVYGTRRVTEIRGVFKNMPLVSIFMIIGMLSITGAPFFNGFVSKTVIKYGLKPNTIKTIMLYIINLGTSISFIKMSQIFFGEFKVQKIRSYNNEVAMLILSMMCIILGNFYIPLTKGFFGVDFSFVKVVSLMNWLNYIIALGIGYLIYKWIIEKDYNIMKKIRHLNISFGTTNFMLVVFIFIMIIWSYV from the coding sequence ATGAAGTTTATACCTATATATTTGATTTTTATTCCAATAGTAACTGCAATGTTTGTATATGTATTACATAAAAGATATTTTAATTATATTATTTTTTTATCTCAATTGATGATAACTTATTTTTCAATTAAATATTATATGTTCTATAATGGATTTATAAACAGACATGTATTAGTGTTAGGTGGATGGAATGAAATAATTTCAATAACTTTGAGAAATGACCAATTATCAATCTCCTTTATTTTTCTATCAATATTTATTTGGTGGAGCGTAATTATATATAGCTGGGAGAAAAGAAAGACTGATTTCAAATTTCTATTTTTCTTATTATTCCTTGAGGGAACATTTCTAGGATTTATACAAACTAATGACATATTTAATATGTTTGTTTTAATTGAAATAACAACAATTATATCTACAATACTTATTATATATAAGAAGGATGGTTATTCAGTAAGGGCAGGACTGTATTATCTTTTGTTTAATAGTGTAGGAATGATATTCTATTTAATAGGTCTTATATTTATATATGTTGTCACAGGAACTTTAAATATGGATATAATTTCTGAAAAAATTAATTACTTAGGAGAAAATTCTGTAGTAATATTATCGTATATTTTTATAATGGCAGCTATTGGAGTTAAATCTGCTTTTTTTCCTGTATATAACTGGTTACCAAAGGCCCATGGTGCAGCACCTGCGTCTATATCAGCACTATTATCAGGTCTTTTAGTTAAAAGTGGAGTTTATGCTTTTATTAGATTCAACCAAGTTTATAATATTAATTTGCTATATGACTTATTTTTTATATTGGGTTTTATCACTGCAATTTCTGGAATTATCTTTGCTTTGAGTCAAAAAGATATAAAACAGATATTAGCGTTTCATACGATATCACAAATTGGTATTATTTTAATGGGAATTAGCTCTATGTCAGGAAAAGCTTATATGGGTGGCATTATGCACATTTTTAATCATTCGATGTTTAAATCTTTGTTATTTATGGGAGCAGGTTATATTATAAATGTGTATGGTACTAGGAGGGTGACTGAAATAAGAGGAGTATTTAAAAATATGCCTTTAGTATCAATTTTTATGATAATTGGTATGTTATCTATTACTGGAGCTCCTTTCTTCAATGGTTTTGTCAGTAAAACAGTGATAAAATATGGTTTAAAGCCTAATACCATTAAGACTATAATGTTATATATTATTAATTTAGGTACTAGCATATCTTTTATAAAAATGTCTCAAATATTTTTTGGGGAATTTAAAGTACAGAAAATTAGAAGCTACAACAATGAAGTAGCAATGCTAATTTTATCTATGATGTGTATAATATTGGGTAATTTTTATATACCTTTAACGAAAGGTTTTTTTGGAGTTGATTTTTCTTTTGTAAAAGTTGTTAGTTTAATGAACTGGTTAAATTACATAATAGCATTAGGGATAGGATATTTAATTTATAAATGGATTATTGAAAAGGATTATAATATTATGAAAAAAATTAGACATTTAAATATTTCTTTTGGAACCACTAATTTCATGTTAGTAGTTTTTATATTTATTATGATTATATGGAGCTATGTGTAG